Part of the Marinobacterium rhizophilum genome is shown below.
CCCATGGCATCCCATTCACCGTAGCGCAGCGCGAAGCTGAGCCAGCAGGTGATCACCAGCGCCAGCACGTCGAAAATCAGGAACACCAGTCGCTTCTGGTTACGCGATAGCGACAGCACTCGATTCAGCATCTAGTCGTCCTTCGTGCCTCTGACTGACAGGTGATGGATAACGGCTTGCCGCTCCACTGTACAGGCGCGCGCAGTCCGCCGACTCCATGGCGCCGCAGTGCGCCTGGCACGACGTAGCGCCCCTGTTTGCAACTCAGTGCCTGACCTTCTTCGCCGCCTTCTTGAGCCAGTCCAGTGCACCCTCGGTTGCCTCCCAGGTTGGCCGCATGGCATCGCGGTACAACCAGGCCTGATCCTCGCCGCCAACGGTTACGCCAAATTCATGCAGTTCGGGCTGGCGAATACGCTTGAGACACAGGTAACGCGCAACATGGGGCAGATCAGCCTGGGCTTCGCGCAGCTGCGATTCCGCACCCGCAAGGTCGCCTGTGCGAAACAGCGCCAGAACCTCGCCATAACGGGTCTGGGGCGCGATATCACCGGCATAGCGCTGCGCCAGTGCCAGGGCATCGGCATCGCGCCCGGCCATCAGGTAGCCGTCCATCAGCTCCAGCCGCAGGCCCTGGTTATCCGCCGGATTCAGCCGCAGTATCCACTCACTCAGTTCCAGCGCGTCGCTGCTGCGCCCGCTTTCCTTGAGCAGTGATACCAGCCGCATCAGGGATCGCAGCGCCGGCCGGTTTTCCAGTACCAGCCAGGGCAGCTGCGTCCCCTCGGGAAGGGCCGCACGAATGATGGCACGACTGCGGCGCAGTACCCGCTCAAGCAGTTGCTGTGCCGCCGGATCCCCCCAGAACTGTTCGTCGAGCAACAGGGCTCCCAGGTCATCCAGCACATCAAGATCATCCCAGGCCGCCGGGTACCGGCTCAGCACACCCATCCAGCGGTCGAACAGCTCGGGCTCCCAGGGGTCGAACTCGCTGCTGTTCTGGGTGCTGATGCCAAAGGCCGGAACCAGCGGACACACCTTGGCCCAGCGGGATCGCACGGACTTCAACCCGGTCGGCGCATTCAGCGTGGCCGCCGCAGCCGGGTTGCCGTCCTCATCTTCCAGCTCCAGCGCCTCAAGCAGATACTCCGGCACGGGCCGGGCCTGCTGCTGTTCGATCCAGCGGTGCAGCTCCAGCAGCTCCTCGGCACCGGAGAGCTCCAGCATCATGCCCACAGGATCCTCCGTAAACCCCTTGAGCAATTCAACCTGGGGATCATCCCTGAGCAGGCCTGTGCGCAACAGCTGGCGGCGCCAGAACTCGGCCCGCGGCGGAATCTCATTCAGGCGGCCACCGGCCATCAGCAGCTGGATTTCCAGCACACCCAGGCTATCGCTGTGGGGCGTATCGCGCTGCGCCTTCTGAAACGCCTGCCAGGCCGCCTGGTCGTCGCCCTCATCCATCAGAATACAGGCCAGCCGCTGCCAGGCACCACCACGCAGCACCGATTTGGGCGCCTGCTCAACCAGGGCCTCCAGCAGCAGCCGCTTCTTGCGATGGAAGCCCAGCGCATCGTAACAGTTGCACAGCAGATTCAGGGCGTAGTCGTGCAGCCCGCTGGATTTGGCCGCATTCTCCACCGCCACCATGGGCTCCAGCAGGGCGGCGGACTTGCGGAACTGCTCCCGGTCGAACAGCTCGATGGCGGCCTCGAGCAGCCCTTCCAGGGGTACCTGGCGGCTGGCGACAGCCTTGCCCAGCAGCCCGAACTCCTGCAGTGCCGGAATCGCAAACACCCATACCTGCTCACTTTCCAGGGTCAGGGAAAAATTGCCCATCAGGCGCTGGCAGCACTGCTTGAACTTGCTGCCTGAACCGCAGGCACAGGGGTCGTTGGGCTTGAGTTTTGGCAGCGGGCGGGGTTTGAAGTGATTGCCCGGCAAGGGCATGTACTTCCAGATTTCCCGCGCCAGATGGCCCGTCAGCGCCTGCACGGTGCCGGGCGCCAGGCCCTCATCGAACATGCTTTCGTCACAGTAGCGATCAAAATTGTCGCGCAGCCAGCGGCTGAAGGATCCAAAGCGTTCGTCGCGGAAAATCTCGCGTGCTGCATCCTGCAGCAGCGCTTCAAGCTGTAAGGGTTCATCAACGGGCTCAAAAGGATGCACGGCTAACCTTCGGTAGTATAAAAATAGAGGCGGACGCCAGCATAACCACTGCACGCTGGCGACGCAAAGGCATTCAGGGGCCCGTCGTCTGCTTGGGCGGATTAGGGGTGGATACGGCAGGATCAGCGACCCCGGCCCTGAGGCAGAGCGCCAGAAAAATGAGGGGGGCATAGGCCAGCACCAGGCCGAACACGGGCGCCAGCATGCCGAGCACCGCTAAGGAGGCCAGCGGCAATAGCCAGCAGAGGTTGATCGCCAGAACAGACAGCGTAACGGCGCTGTGGCTGGCGCAGCGACGCGCCGCCTGCTGATAGGCGTGACTGCAGTGTGCCTGGGCCAGGTGCTGCCCGCGCACAAGCCGTCGCAGCAGGGTGACACTGGCATCACAGACGAACACCGCCAGCAGTATCAGCCAGCCGGCAAAAAGCAGCAGCGACTGATGCGCCGCCAGCACCGACAGCAGCCCGAGCATCAGGCCGATAAAGCCGCTGCCGGCATCTCCCATAAAGATCCGCGCAGGCGGCCAGTTCCAGCACAGGAATCCCAGCGACGCTGCCGCCAGCAAGGCCGGTGGCAATAGTTCAACCGGCGCAACGCCGGCCAGCCAGCCCAACCAGCAGGCCCCGGCGCAGACGCTAACCACCTCAACCCCGGCGATGCCGTCGATACCATCCATAAAATTATACAGATTCAGCAGCCAGACCAGACAGAGCAGGCCCAGGCAAAAGCCCGGTACCCCCGGCTCCAGCACCACACCAAAGAGCTCGAAAGATGGCAAACCTCCGAGCCAGGCCAGCCCCCAGCCTGCGGCAACAAAGTGCACCAGCAGCCGCCAGCGCGCCGCCACATGGCCGCGATCATCAAACCAGCCAACAGCGGCCACCAGAACACCGGCCCCGGCGAGAGCCGTGAACACCGACCCTGCCATCAACCCCTGCCTATACAGCCACACAAGCCCGGCCAACGTCACCAGCACAATCGCCAGACCGCCACCACGCGGCGTCGGCAACGAGTGGGAGCTGCGCGCATTGGGCACATCCAGCATGCCGCCGGCCAGTGCATAGCGCCTGACCAGCCCGGTCAGCAGCGCAGATACAGCCAGTGCCAGCCCGAGCCAGGCGATCATCAAGGCCGATTCAGCCATCCCCGGACTTCCCCGGCTTGAATCCTGTGGGAGCGGCGCCTGTGGGAACAGCATCCGTGGGAGCGTCGCACCCCGAGGGCATTTCACCACCGCCGCGAATGTCGGGGCAACTCTGCTGATGCGCGCCGCCAAGCCTGCGTGCCATAAAATCGTCCACGGTCTTTTGAATCTCCTCCTCCACCGAAACGGCCGGCTTCCAGCCAAGTGTATCCATGGTATGGCTGATATCCACCTGCAGGGAGTCGCACAACCTGGCCACCACACTGCCGCGCCCAACCCATGCTGCCGATTTACGTAATACAGACACAGGCAACGGAAAAAACCGGGGACTCTTTCCCATCGCCCGGCTGACAGTGCTAATTAATTCAGGTGTCGACAGATCATGATTGTCGGAGACCATAAAGGTCTGATTCGCCGCGGCAGGTTGATCGATGCAGGTGATGATCAGATCCACCAGGTTATCCAGCCCCACCAGGCTGCGGCGGTTATCCACAGACCCCAGCGGCAACGGTAGTCCTCGTGCCACCAGACGCAGCAAGGCATTGAAGTTGGCCTTCACACCCGGCCCGTACACCAGCGGTGGCCGGATAATCACCACCTCCATCCCGGTTTCCCGCGCCAGCGCCCGCAACCCCTGCTCGGCTTCCCATTTGGACAGTGCGTAAGGGTCGGTGGGCGCGCATAGATCATTGGCGGTAAAGGGCTGGCCTGGCAAAGTCAACTCACCATTGACCTTGATGGAGCTCAGGAAGGTAAATCGCCTGACACCGGCCTCGGCCGCCTGGCGGGCAAGATTCAGCGTCGCCGTGGTATTAACCGCCCGAAAGGCCTCAAGCAGATCCACCGCCTTGTCGTCCATCACATGCACACGGGCGGCGCAGTGAATGATGACATCCACCTTTTCGAGCACAGCAGACAACGCAGACCCTCGCTGTACATCGCACAGATTAAAATTCAGCGACTCGGCGCGGCTACCAATCGCCTGCGAGCGAGAACCTGCAATGACACTTATCCCAGACTCCGTGAGCAAACGCTCGCACAGTGCCATACCCAGAAACCCGGAGCTGCCGGTAACAAATACAGTATCGGAGTCAGCAGGCATTAAACAATGCCCTGGGTGCTGTACCGGCCAGAGGCCAGATGCTGGCTTGGAGAAGCCTCATCGAAGTCGTCATGTTCGTAACCCCAGCTTCCTTGATCCAGAGCGTAAAAAATACTTCAGCATGCTGACCATGAACCAGTAAAAATGACGGGAGAACAACCGCTTGTTGGCCTGCTGACAGAGATGCACCGCCTTGAGATGGGGCAGATATAGCACCTGATCGCCAAACTCGTCCCGGGACCGGCGACAGATATCCACATCTTCCAGGTACATGAAAAAGCGTTCATCAAATCCATTCAGCTGTTGATACAACTCAGCTTTAAACAGCAAAAAGGCTCCGGAAGCCCAGTCGACCAAAGTGGGTTCGTCGATTGCTGCCTTGTCGTAGGCGGCGGGATTCGAGCCCAGCAGAAATCCCCGCGCGAAATCCAGCAGTGACGGGAAGCGTTTTATATTGAAGTCTGGCCGGCTTAGTTCCCGGTCCTGGAACAGATTAATGGTAACCAGCCTGGCGGCACACAGTTCAGCTGCGTTCACTGCCTCCAGAAGCACATCGGGGGTTATAACCAGATCCGGGTTATGCAAACAGAAGTAGTCACCCGGCTGCATCCCGAGTGTCGAGCGGCAATATTCGAACACCGCATTGTTGTTGGCACCGAAACCCATTGGTGACGGCGAGGCCAGGTAATGCATTGAATAATCCGACGCGAAAGCTCGTAACTCGGCGCAGCCAAGGTTGTCCCGGAGTACGACCTCCCCGCCTTCTAAAGTGGCCAAGGCCTGCAGCTGATTATTTCGGCTAATCAGCGCCTCGTTCCCGTGGGATACAACAGATACGTAAATCGTCATAACCGACGCAGCCCACTCCGGCGAGTCACATTCGCATGAGCATGCTTAGCAAGAGACCACAGAATAAGAAAAGGTGAGAGAAAAATAAACAAAGGGGTTATTCTAAACAGACGTGCATATGCTTTTATTTCTCCCTTTCTCATATTCCACTTATGTTCACTTAATCCACCTTTACTTCCAACACTTCTATTGATACCAGCCAGAACCTGATCAACTTTGATCGCACCTTTAGGAAAAGCCAATCTCAGCCATAAATCATAATCCTCCGAATAACGCATATCCTCTCTAAATTCTGCCTTATTTTTATTACGAATAATAACAGTCGGCGTATGTGCAGGATTACGAATCAAAAACTGATAAAAAGGTATTACATCTAGTGAAAAGTCGGCACTAAAAAATTTCTCTTCGATTTCACACCCAACACTAGAATCATGAAAAAACATATCGAAATCAGGGAATCGATCTATAGCGGACACCATAATTTCAAGCTTCCTGGGATACCAAAAATCATCAGAGTCAAGGAAAGCCAGATATTTTCCTCTGGCCAGATGAATGCCTCTGTTTCTAGCTGAAGACACTCCCTGGTTATAATCAGATTCGACCAGCTTTACTTTATCCGAATTATAAATAAAATCACGAATCAGTGATCTAGAAGAATCAAGACTACCATCATCTACCAAAATCAGCTCAAAATTATCATAAGTTTGATTCAGACATGATCTGATGGTTCTATGTATCGTCGCTTCTGCATTATATACAGGAACAATAATACTAATTAGTGGAACTATGTTCGACACCAAACTAACATTCAAACCTTGACCAGCCCCAACTTCAACAAAAAAATTTTGATATATAATTTCACATAGCCATAATACAGAGATACAAAATTAAAAATCACAGGGACAGTATTATGTTCTGCTTTCGCCGCATAACGTTCATCTAATGCAGCACGACTCATATGGGAAACGCCTCCGACAGTCATGTTAGCCAACACAGTGTCGACAAAGCCAACATTCAAGGAGGCTCTCTTTCTCAACAATAATTCGTAGTCTCCTACTATTTTATATTTAATTCCGTAAAACCCAACCTCATTATAAAGCTTTCTATTATGGGCAGCCCCTGGGTGCGCAACATTCATTTCACGCCTGAATTTAGCCCAATTCCATTTTTCCCCCACCGTTCTAAGCTGCCGGCCCCGCTCGTCAACCAATGAAACCTTGCCACTGACGAAATCAAGATAATCATGAGAAACACAGTATTCTGCCAATGAATCCAAAGCATTGGTAGCCAGATAATCATCAGCCCCAATGAAAATTATCCATTGGCCTTGCGCAAGGGCGATACCCTTATTCCAGGCGTCATAGATGCCTTTGTCCGGTTCACTGATCCACTTGCTGACAACTGGATGGGCTGCGATAACATCCACCGTGAGATCACGGCTTTTACCGTCAACCACGAGCACTTCGGCATTACGGAATTTCTGATCCGCAATTGAGTCAAGGCACCGTTTGACGCAACTTTCCACGTTATACGTAGCTATCACTATTGAGAATAGCAAGCATTAATCCTTGAAGTAATCTGAACAAGATCCAATTTAAAATTAGGCTGATGACAGATTCATCTAACCGATATCAATCTACTCGGGTTTACACTACTTTTTTGATATAAAAAGACCCAGGCTCTCGCTCTGGTTCCAGGAACGGCGCAACCAACTTAAGCTCACCGTAATAGTGATGATGCAGGTAATTCAACGCACCAATAACTTTCCAGGAATTGTTATGTGATAGAAATACTTCCAGCAGGTACTGCTCGTTCCAAAATTTTATTTCACCTTCCATCCAGTTTGATGGATAATTTCTTGGTGAGAAAACATCATGAACATGTACTATAACCCCCCGACCAAGAGTTGGAAGTAGTTCTAAATATTCGAAAAGAACATCCCCCTGCGGTCTTATAATATGTGATGAATCGATAAACAGAATATCGTTTTCAGCCAAGTCAGAGAAAAAACTTGGAGATAAATTCTCAACTTTATCTCTAACCACCTCTACACCGGCATCCTCAAGCCAGGGCATTTCATAGGGTTCAATACACAGATGCTTGCAATTGTACTCAGGATTATCCTGAATATTTTTTAGTATGGCTTTGGCAACCATCAAGGTTGAATTCCCGCTCCCGATTTCGTACACCCGTGAAGGTTTTATGTAACGAATTATTTGGTAAAGATACTCCGCATCGCCTGATTCAAAAGCGCCGTTTCCGAAATAGAACGTCTTATCGTCAATTTTAGAATTCGACAAGCCTTCGAGCTCATGTGAAAAAGACAAGTTATTTAAAAGATTCAACTGCTCTTCGATATTCCAGCTTATTCCACTTAAAGACCTACTATCTGAAAACGGTTGCCTTGGATTTCTGTGATCGAACTGCGGTTCGTAGTAGTGATTTCAAATAGGAAAAACACCAACGCTCAACAATGCCTTCTTTGAACAGGGTAAACGATGTACGCCTAAGCGACGCACAATCTTCAGTAACACTGCTGCAGGGTACACAAAAATTACCAAGATATAGTCCACTACTGGAAGCATACGAATAATAGCCTTTCTAAGGCTTAACTTAAACATTTAAAATATTCCTTTGAGAAGACGCGCCTGGCCAGAAAAATTGAAAACTGTCTTTCACTTCGGATCAAACTAGAGGACTCAACCTCTTCCATATAAATCCTCAAGCCTCACAATATCGTCCTCCCCCAGATAGGCACCGGACTGCACTTCAATCAGTTCCAGTGGAACACGACCCGGGTTTTCCAGTGAGTGGATCTGGCCAATGGGTATGTAGGTAGACTGATTTTCGGTAACGAGGTAGGTCTTGTCGCCGTTGGTGACTTTCGCCGTACCGCTGACGACGATCCAGTGCTCGGCCCGGTGATGATGCATCTGCACAGACAGCTTGGCGCCAGGCTTCACGGTAATGTGCTTGACCTGGTAGCGACTGCCTGCATCGATGGAATCATAACAGCCCCAGGGCCGGTACACTTCCCGATGGTTCACGTGTTCCGTTCTGCCCTGCTGTTCGAGTTCTTCGACAATGTGCTTTACATCCTGTACCCGGTCCTTCCTTGCGACCAGTACCGCATCCCTGGTTTCGACGATTACCAGGTCGTCCACACCAATGGCTGCCACCAGCCGGTGCTCGGCGTAGGCGAGAATGCCCTGGCAGTCCTTAATCAGCACATCACCTTTGAGCACATTGTCCTCGGCATCCTTTGCGGACACATCGGCCAGTGCCGACCAGGAGCCGACATCACTCCAGCCGGCATCCAACGGCACCAGTACAGCATCTTCGGTGTGCTCCATCACGGCGTAATCGATCGATTCAGAAGCGCAACCGGCAAATGCCGGGGCGTCCACCCGCACAAAATCCAGATCCTGTTTGGCACCGGCAATCGCCTGACGACAGCTATGCAGCATTTGCGGACGAAAAGCTTCAAGTTCGGCAAGATAGCGGCTGGCCCGGAACATGAACATGCCGCTGTTCCAGAAGTAATCGTTGGAGTCCACATAGGCCTGCGCCGTTGCAAAATCGGGTTTTTCCACAAACTCGGCTACCTGCAGTGCTACGGTAGTATTGCCATGCACTGGCGCTGCTTTCACATAGCCATAACCTGTTTCAGGGCAGGAAGGCTGAATACCAAAGGTGACCAGGCGCCCGGCCTCTGCCTGTTCCAGCGCAATGCCAATGGCTGCCTGAAATGCCGGTTGATCCTGAATCAGGTGGTCAGCGGGCAATACCAGCAGCACCGGGTCTTCACCGTCACACATCGCCTGAATTGCCGCCAGCGCTATGGCCGGCGCCGTATTGCGCCCCTCGGGCTCCAGCAGGATGGTGGCGTCGCCAACTCCGATATGCCGCAACTGCTCGGCGGCCATAAACCGGTGCTCTTCGTTACAGATCAGAACCGCAGGCTCGCAGCTCAGGTCGGCAAGCCGCTCAAGTGTCGCCTGCAGCATGGTTTTATCCCCATCCAGCTTCAAAAACTGCTTGGGGCTCAGCTGGCGCGAAAGCGGCCACAATCGCGAACCCGTTCCTCCTGCCATCACTACGGGCACAAACATTCAGTTACTCCCTCAGCTTGATTGCCGATTACAGTATAGAAAGGTCATCTACTGTCGAACCCTGCCCTGCTCTGCCTCGAACCAGCGATATAGCGTCCGGAGCCCGGTATCCAACTCAATGGACGGCTGCCAGCCAAGTGTCTGTATGCGACTGATATCCAGCAGCTTGCGCGGGGTGCCATCCGGCTTGGAGGTATCAAAGACCAATTGTCCGTTAAAGCCCGAGATCCTGGCGATGGATTCTGCCAGATGACGAATACTGACCTCCTTCCCCGAGCCCACATTGATGTGGGATTGCATCGGGCTTGTCCGGGATGCGTACACCGGCTGTTCCAGCTCCATCAGGTGGATACAGGCATGCGCCAGGTCATCCACGTGCAAAAATTCGCGCAGTGGCCTGCCACTACCCCAGATCTGGGTCTCGCTGGCCTGGGACTGAATCGCATCATAGAACCGGCGCATAAGCGCCGGAATCACATGGGCATTCTCGGAATGAAAATTGTCCCCAGGCCCGTACAGATTGGTCGGCATCACGCAGCGGTAATCCCGGCCATACTGGCGGTTAAAGCTCTCACAAAGCTTGATACCGGCAATCTTGGCAATGGCATAGGGCTCATTGGTTGGCTCCAGCGGCCCGGTCAGCAAGGCCTCCTCCCTGATAGGTTGCGACGCCAGGCGTGGATAAATGCAGGAGGAACCGAGGAACAGCAGCTTATTCACGCCTGCACGATGCGCCGCCTGGATCAGGTTGCACTCGATCATCAGGTTTTCGTAGATAAAGTCTGCCGGATAGTGGCTGTTGGCATGAATACCGCCCACCTTCGCCGCCGCCAGATACACCTGGTCTACCCGATGCAGCCCCAGGAAGTTCTCAACCGCCTGTTGGCGAGTGAGGTCCAGCTCCGCTCGACTCGCGGTCAGAATATTGCTGTAGCCCAGCAATTCAAGCCTGCGTACTATGGCCGCACCCACCATGCCACCATGCCCGGCAACAAAGATTCGCTGATCGCGCTTAACAGCCACCTTAGTTCTCCACCGATACAGGCAGCTCGAAGCCGTGCTGTTTCAGCAACGCATGACGCTGTGCGTCTTTCAGGTCGCAATCGATCATCTCGCGGCAAAGCTGCTGAAGTGTGATTACAGGCTCCCAGCCGAGTTTGTCCCGTGCGAGCGAGGCATCCCCCAGCAAGGATTCAACTTCAGTCGGGCGGAAATAACGCGGATCGATGCGTACTACCACATCCCCCGCCTTCAGCGCCGGTGCCTTGTCGCCTTCCACATTATCGACAATAGCCACCTCATCAAGCCCCTGGCCCCTGAAGACCAGACTGACGCCCAGTTCCGCGGCACTCAGCTGCAGAAACTCGCGCACCGAGTGCTGCACGCCGCTGGCAATAACAAAGTCCTCTGGCGTGTCTTGCTGTAGCATTAGCCACTGCATCTGCACATAATCCCGCGCATGTCCCCAGTCGCGCAGCGCATCCAGATTGCCCATGTACAGGCAGGACTCCAGCCCCTGGGCAATATTGCACAGGCCCCGGGTGACCTTGCGGGTGACGAAGGTCTCGCCACGACGCGGCGATTCATGGTTGAAAAGAATGCCATTACAGGCATACATGCCATAGGCCTCACGGTAGTTCACCGTAATCCAGTAGGCATAGAGTTTTGCCACAGCATAAGGCGAGCGCGGATAGAACGGCGTGGTCTCCGTTTGCGGCGTCTCCTGCACCAGGCCATAGAGCTCGGAGGTCGACGCCTGGTAAAATCGGGTCTTGTGTTCCAGCCCCAGCAAACGAATGGCTTCAAGCAATCGCAGCGTTCCCATGGCGTCCACATCCGCGGTGTATTCCGGTGCCTCGAAACTGACCGCCACATGGGACTGGGCACCGAGGTTGTAGACCTCGTCCGGCTGCACCTGCTGGATGATGCGTGTCAGGTTGGAAGAGTCCGTCAAATCGCCGTAGTGCAGCACGAAATTGCGATTATCCAGGTGTGGTTCCTGATAGATATGATCGACACGCTGGGTATTGAACGACGAGGCCCGGCGCTTTATACCGTGCACCTGGTAGCCTTTTTCCAGCAGAAACTCGGCGAGGTAGGAGCCATCCTGGCCGGTGATACCGGTAATAAGGGCTTTTTTGTTCATATCAAATAATGGCTTCCCGGTGCCTGTTCAGAATCTCAGCGCTGATGTTCATCAATGGCTCGTTGGTAAACTTCAAGATACTGCGGTATCACGACTTCCGGACTCCACAAGCGCACCGCTCGCTCACGGGCTGCGAGTGAAAGCTGTTGATATCGCTCACTGTCCTCCAGTACCCATGCAATTCCCGCTGCCAAATCTTCTGGTGAAAAAGGTTCAGCGAGATAGCCAGTTGCAGCATGAACCACGACATCAGGCAAACCTGTGGTATTGAAGGCGACAACCGGAGTACCACAAGACTGAGCCTCGGTTCCGGTTTGAGGTAGGTTCTCTTGCAATGACGGCACTACCATTACATCCACCGCGTTATACAGAAGAGCTAGAGAAAAATCATCATGCAGATGCCCCATATAATTTATGGGTAAACCTAGTTCAGGCCGAACAGCGGGCTGACTTTGCCCGAACACCACGGCTTCCAGCTCAGCTTTGCTGCTCCCGGCCATCAATTCCTGTAATGCCTTTTGTAGTAAGGCAAACCCCTTGCGCGGATCGCTCGCGCCCCCTATGGCTCCATAAGCAATATACCTTTTGCCCACAGTCAGCCCCAGCGCCTTGCGGCAAAAAGCTTTATCCATCGGTTTAAAACAGTTGGTATCCAATACGTTCGGGATTACATGTATGGGCCATTCACGCATCAAGTCACTTTCTCCAGCACACTGCGCTAGCCAGTGGCTTGGACAGATGACATGTCGAGGCTGGGACCAATGTTTCTTTTTCCTTTTCCAGGTCCAGCGGTCAATATCGATACGTGTGCTACCGGGCTCTCTGTTAGCACGATGATAGCCGGACCGGAACCGGGCATCTGGCCTATCTTCGGTGTAATGTTCTGAACCACAAAAAGCCCACATATCATGCAGGGTAAATATCGTAGGTTTTAAAATACGCCCAATTTGGCACACCGATATAGTTTCTTCGTTTACCCAGTGTAAATTTACTATATCCGCATTAGTAGACTGAATCCGATGAAAAATCCTTGAAGGAATAAGATTGACTGATCTAGTTGTAGATTTAGATGTCCGCTCAAAATTTGAAATAAAATGACCCAACTGAGAACCCAAGATGAACCATACTTTATCTAGTCTACGAGAAAGTGAGATAGCAAAGTGGCTATGGCCGCTTTTTTTGCGCACCAAGATGCGTGAAATAATATTCTTTTCTTGAAAAAAACTTGAAAGACGGAATGCAGCTCGAGCGGCTCCCCCTTGAGTATCAGAACTATTAACAATTAAGACTTTCATCTTTTCTTAAAAACAGCGATAACTGTATGTCCATTTAAAAAGTAATCATCATCAAAGAATCGATTCACTATTTTTGCTATAAGTACAGAACCCTTTGACACTATATTTCTTACTAATGAAAAATCCAACATCCTATTCCTCAAAAACATCTTCTGAATTTCGACCGAAAGATACCAAACTTTATGTACAGCCTGAAGCGGCTCAGTTGAAATATCGATAACATCTAAATCAAAAATTTTTGCTATTTTCTCTAGGGATCTCTTATTCCATCTTGAGAGATGATGCGGCGGTAGATTCAATGCGTTATTAACTGCATAAGATAAAAATGAGTCTTCAGTTGGAACAGCCACAATCATTACTCCTCCGGGTCGAAGACAGCTAATTTTACTAGACAGAAAACTTTTAATGTTTGGAACATGTTCTAACACTTGAAAACTACAAACAACATCGTAATAATTTTCTCTTTTAATCGAATGGCTTTCAACAGACTCATTTATAATTGAAACGCCAAACGCCTCACCTAACTCTTTAGCCTTAGGGCTCACTTCAAGCGCCGTATACTCACAATTCGGCAGATAGCGACGAAAAGCTCCTTTACCTGCCCCAACTTCTAGAACTCGCTGAGATTCTTTAACATACTTACAGCTTTCAGTATACTCAAATTTATCTTCCGAGTAATACCATTCATGTTTTT
Proteins encoded:
- a CDS encoding glycosyltransferase family 2 protein gives rise to the protein MSNIVPLISIIVPVYNAEATIHRTIRSCLNQTYDNFELILVDDGSLDSSRSLIRDFIYNSDKVKLVESDYNQGVSSARNRGIHLARGKYLAFLDSDDFWYPRKLEIMVSAIDRFPDFDMFFHDSSVGCEIEEKFFSADFSLDVIPFYQFLIRNPAHTPTVIIRNKNKAEFREDMRYSEDYDLWLRLAFPKGAIKVDQVLAGINRSVGSKGGLSEHKWNMRKGEIKAYARLFRITPLFIFLSPFLILWSLAKHAHANVTRRSGLRRL
- a CDS encoding MraY family glycosyltransferase, which codes for MAESALMIAWLGLALAVSALLTGLVRRYALAGGMLDVPNARSSHSLPTPRGGGLAIVLVTLAGLVWLYRQGLMAGSVFTALAGAGVLVAAVGWFDDRGHVAARWRLLVHFVAAGWGLAWLGGLPSFELFGVVLEPGVPGFCLGLLCLVWLLNLYNFMDGIDGIAGVEVVSVCAGACWLGWLAGVAPVELLPPALLAAASLGFLCWNWPPARIFMGDAGSGFIGLMLGLLSVLAAHQSLLLFAGWLILLAVFVCDASVTLLRRLVRGQHLAQAHCSHAYQQAARRCASHSAVTLSVLAINLCWLLPLASLAVLGMLAPVFGLVLAYAPLIFLALCLRAGVADPAVSTPNPPKQTTGP
- a CDS encoding UDP-glucose 4-epimerase family protein, whose translation is MPADSDTVFVTGSSGFLGMALCERLLTESGISVIAGSRSQAIGSRAESLNFNLCDVQRGSALSAVLEKVDVIIHCAARVHVMDDKAVDLLEAFRAVNTTATLNLARQAAEAGVRRFTFLSSIKVNGELTLPGQPFTANDLCAPTDPYALSKWEAEQGLRALARETGMEVVIIRPPLVYGPGVKANFNALLRLVARGLPLPLGSVDNRRSLVGLDNLVDLIITCIDQPAAANQTFMVSDNHDLSTPELISTVSRAMGKSPRFFPLPVSVLRKSAAWVGRGSVVARLCDSLQVDISHTMDTLGWKPAVSVEEEIQKTVDDFMARRLGGAHQQSCPDIRGGGEMPSGCDAPTDAVPTGAAPTGFKPGKSGDG
- a CDS encoding glycosyltransferase family 2 protein, giving the protein MTIYVSVVSHGNEALISRNNQLQALATLEGGEVVLRDNLGCAELRAFASDYSMHYLASPSPMGFGANNNAVFEYCRSTLGMQPGDYFCLHNPDLVITPDVLLEAVNAAELCAARLVTINLFQDRELSRPDFNIKRFPSLLDFARGFLLGSNPAAYDKAAIDEPTLVDWASGAFLLFKAELYQQLNGFDERFFMYLEDVDICRRSRDEFGDQVLYLPHLKAVHLCQQANKRLFSRHFYWFMVSMLKYFLRSGSRKLGLRT
- a CDS encoding glycosyltransferase family 2 protein yields the protein MLFSIVIATYNVESCVKRCLDSIADQKFRNAEVLVVDGKSRDLTVDVIAAHPVVSKWISEPDKGIYDAWNKGIALAQGQWIIFIGADDYLATNALDSLAEYCVSHDYLDFVSGKVSLVDERGRQLRTVGEKWNWAKFRREMNVAHPGAAHNRKLYNEVGFYGIKYKIVGDYELLLRKRASLNVGFVDTVLANMTVGGVSHMSRAALDERYAAKAEHNTVPVIFNFVSLYYGYVKLYIKIFLLKLGLVKV
- a CDS encoding SEC-C metal-binding domain-containing protein yields the protein MHPFEPVDEPLQLEALLQDAAREIFRDERFGSFSRWLRDNFDRYCDESMFDEGLAPGTVQALTGHLAREIWKYMPLPGNHFKPRPLPKLKPNDPCACGSGSKFKQCCQRLMGNFSLTLESEQVWVFAIPALQEFGLLGKAVASRQVPLEGLLEAAIELFDREQFRKSAALLEPMVAVENAAKSSGLHDYALNLLCNCYDALGFHRKKRLLLEALVEQAPKSVLRGGAWQRLACILMDEGDDQAAWQAFQKAQRDTPHSDSLGVLEIQLLMAGGRLNEIPPRAEFWRRQLLRTGLLRDDPQVELLKGFTEDPVGMMLELSGAEELLELHRWIEQQQARPVPEYLLEALELEDEDGNPAAAATLNAPTGLKSVRSRWAKVCPLVPAFGISTQNSSEFDPWEPELFDRWMGVLSRYPAAWDDLDVLDDLGALLLDEQFWGDPAAQQLLERVLRRSRAIIRAALPEGTQLPWLVLENRPALRSLMRLVSLLKESGRSSDALELSEWILRLNPADNQGLRLELMDGYLMAGRDADALALAQRYAGDIAPQTRYGEVLALFRTGDLAGAESQLREAQADLPHVARYLCLKRIRQPELHEFGVTVGGEDQAWLYRDAMRPTWEATEGALDWLKKAAKKVRH